From Desulfuromonas soudanensis, the proteins below share one genomic window:
- the glp gene encoding gephyrin-like molybdotransferase Glp yields MLTYKEAVDLILRTVVPLAAEDLPLGDALGRVLAEPVTARWDLPPADNSAMDGYAFPFAGQEAGCELRVAGFLPAGASHETSLAEGEAIKIMTGAPLPAGSDTVVPIEDVKASGGTIRLERTPKAGQHVRRRGEELQAGETVLPAGTPLHSGEMGILAAAGAQRVRVVRTPRVALLSTGDELVELGQTPGPGQIVNSNYHLLAARLQEEGCTVIPLGIARDERGGLGARIARGLEADVLMTTGGVSVGDRDHVQETLVAQGFELGFWKVAIKPGKPLLFGRCGSTLVFGLPGNPAASAATFELFARPALRRLAGHGDPLQPRLAVTLTTAVSGGEKRQRFLWGTLAERDGRYLFTPSGRQGSGQNRSIQGSQALLPVPGGSGEISAGSEVEVLLLRLPPGAAIPA; encoded by the coding sequence ATGTTGACCTACAAGGAAGCCGTCGATCTGATCCTGCGCACGGTCGTCCCTCTGGCGGCGGAGGACCTCCCCCTCGGCGATGCCCTCGGCCGGGTTCTGGCCGAGCCGGTAACGGCCCGCTGGGACCTGCCGCCGGCGGACAACTCGGCCATGGACGGCTACGCCTTCCCCTTTGCCGGCCAGGAGGCCGGCTGCGAGCTGCGCGTCGCCGGATTTCTCCCCGCCGGGGCCAGCCACGAAACGTCCCTGGCTGAAGGGGAGGCGATCAAGATCATGACCGGCGCCCCCCTCCCGGCGGGGAGCGACACCGTGGTGCCGATCGAGGATGTCAAGGCAAGCGGAGGAACCATCCGCCTCGAGCGCACGCCTAAGGCAGGGCAGCACGTGCGCCGCCGGGGAGAGGAACTGCAGGCCGGCGAGACCGTCCTCCCTGCCGGAACTCCCCTCCATTCCGGTGAGATGGGGATCCTGGCGGCCGCCGGAGCGCAGCGGGTCCGGGTTGTCCGCACTCCGCGGGTCGCACTCCTTTCCACCGGCGACGAACTGGTGGAACTCGGCCAGACCCCGGGACCGGGACAGATCGTCAACTCGAACTACCACCTGCTGGCGGCGCGACTCCAGGAGGAGGGGTGCACGGTGATCCCCCTCGGCATTGCCCGCGACGAACGCGGCGGCCTCGGCGCCCGCATCGCCCGGGGGCTGGAAGCCGACGTCCTGATGACCACCGGCGGCGTTTCCGTCGGCGACCGCGACCACGTCCAGGAGACCCTGGTGGCCCAGGGCTTCGAACTCGGTTTCTGGAAGGTCGCCATCAAACCGGGCAAGCCTCTCCTCTTCGGCCGCTGCGGCTCGACCCTGGTCTTCGGCCTCCCCGGCAATCCCGCCGCCTCTGCGGCGACCTTCGAACTCTTCGCCCGCCCGGCCCTGCGCCGTCTCGCCGGGCACGGCGACCCCCTGCAGCCGCGCCTGGCCGTGACCCTCACGACGGCCGTCAGCGGCGGCGAAAAGCGGCAACGCTTTCTCTGGGGAACCCTCGCCGAGCGGGACGGCCGCTACCTCTTCACCCCTTCGGGGCGCCAGGGTTCGGGGCAGAACCGCAGTATCCAGGGTTCGCAGGCGTTGCTGCCGGTACCCGGAGGGAGCGGGGAGATTTCCGCCGGCAGCGAGGTCGAGGTGCTTCTGCTGCGCCTCCCCCCCGGCGCCGCAATCCCCGCATGA
- a CDS encoding DUF3373 domain-containing protein, whose protein sequence is MRKLFALLLVAALAVPATALAAPTVEDLQKKIQELSAELEDISDRVDRNGMHAATDRISWYGDMRVKADTLHYKDVTWNPGILVDFDDFGAKAMSGAFGDPADPTSPLGKMLIQNPDLATAFGMGLLSGVGPFAFPGGQKSDINNDILYTTRLRLGMKAKVASNVNFSGRLSMYKNWGDSTGSKVFDSWNSFTMDGTDGGNTTGDWLRVERAYFDWKEIGGSDAYLSIGRRPSTYGPPTQFRENEMRGGTPTGHLVNFNFDGITVGYHLSELTGIEGQTIRFCYGQGFESEWGNGELFNDNSVNTKDTHLGGLNFDALNDGTNFLQFTLFRAMDVNDGFKGVIAFPNQFAALFAPTLYQDLQKFPNFNFVTRVQPSTVIGDINLAGVGFTREEMNGIKWFASVSATQTDSNGKAGMFGGMLSDAVFQAELNADGSEIIMTPARATSSDKEEGYGVYVGLQIPAPAGKLGLEYNYGSEFWTPFTQAQDDMIGSKLATRGQVGEAYYIIDINPNMFIKVGGLYYDYEYTGSGSPVGTPHKIEDVQNGTAFSMLPAVDKAWDGYASLTVQF, encoded by the coding sequence ATGCGCAAGTTGTTCGCACTGCTGCTCGTAGCAGCTCTGGCCGTTCCTGCCACAGCCCTGGCCGCGCCGACCGTCGAAGATCTGCAGAAGAAGATCCAGGAGCTCTCCGCCGAGCTCGAAGACATCTCCGACCGCGTCGACCGGAACGGGATGCACGCCGCCACCGACCGCATCAGCTGGTACGGCGATATGCGGGTCAAGGCCGACACCCTGCACTATAAGGATGTCACCTGGAATCCCGGGATCCTCGTCGACTTCGATGATTTTGGCGCCAAGGCAATGAGCGGCGCATTCGGTGACCCCGCCGACCCGACTTCTCCCCTCGGAAAAATGCTGATCCAGAACCCCGACCTGGCGACTGCCTTTGGAATGGGGCTTCTTTCCGGCGTTGGTCCCTTCGCCTTCCCGGGCGGTCAGAAGAGCGACATCAACAACGACATCCTTTACACGACCCGCCTGCGCCTCGGCATGAAAGCCAAGGTCGCCAGCAACGTCAACTTCAGCGGTCGTCTCTCCATGTACAAGAACTGGGGTGACTCGACCGGTTCCAAGGTCTTTGATTCCTGGAACTCCTTCACCATGGACGGCACCGACGGCGGCAACACCACCGGCGACTGGCTGCGCGTCGAGCGCGCCTACTTCGACTGGAAAGAAATCGGCGGCAGCGACGCCTATCTCTCCATCGGCCGCCGTCCCTCGACCTACGGTCCCCCCACTCAGTTTCGCGAAAACGAAATGCGCGGCGGCACCCCCACCGGGCATCTTGTCAACTTCAATTTCGACGGCATCACCGTCGGGTACCACCTCAGTGAACTCACCGGCATCGAAGGCCAGACAATTCGTTTCTGCTACGGCCAGGGCTTCGAGTCCGAGTGGGGCAACGGCGAACTCTTCAACGACAACTCCGTCAACACCAAGGACACCCACCTGGGCGGCCTCAACTTCGACGCCCTCAACGACGGCACCAACTTCCTCCAGTTCACCCTGTTCCGGGCCATGGATGTCAACGACGGTTTCAAGGGCGTGATCGCCTTTCCCAACCAGTTCGCGGCCCTGTTTGCCCCGACCCTCTATCAGGATCTGCAAAAGTTCCCCAACTTCAACTTCGTCACCCGTGTTCAGCCGAGCACGGTTATCGGCGACATCAATCTCGCCGGCGTTGGCTTCACTCGTGAAGAGATGAACGGCATCAAGTGGTTCGCTTCGGTTTCCGCCACCCAGACCGACTCCAACGGCAAGGCCGGCATGTTCGGCGGCATGCTCTCCGATGCGGTCTTCCAGGCTGAACTGAATGCCGACGGAAGCGAAATCATCATGACCCCGGCCCGCGCCACCTCCAGCGACAAGGAAGAAGGATACGGCGTCTACGTCGGTCTGCAGATCCCCGCTCCGGCCGGCAAATTGGGCCTCGAGTACAACTACGGATCCGAGTTCTGGACCCCCTTCACCCAGGCCCAGGACGACATGATCGGCAGCAAGCTCGCCACCCGCGGTCAGGTCGGCGAGGCTTACTACATCATCGACATCAATCCCAACATGTTCATCAAAGTCGGCGGCCTCTATTACGATTACGAGTACACCGGCAGCGGCTCCCCCGTCGGTACACCGCACAAGATCGAAGATGTGCAGAACGGAACCGCCTTCTCCATGCTCCCGGCAGTCGACAAGGCCTGGGACGGCTACGCCTCTCTGACGGTTCAATTCTAG
- the mobA gene encoding molybdenum cofactor guanylyltransferase, whose amino-acid sequence MQIPHIDNAPPGEPLQDVTGVILAGGRSSRMGRDKALLEVDGVPLFERVLSVMTPLFSRLLIAGERPDLARPDLPFVPDIYPGSALGGLHAGLTAAETQWIFVAACDMPYPDPALIRQILALRFGYDVVVPRTATGLEPLFALYGKGCLAPMEAMLRQGSCRIYDFYDEVRVRVLTAEELPAGADRAFVNINTPTDYGRATERKP is encoded by the coding sequence ATGCAAATTCCGCATATCGACAACGCCCCGCCGGGGGAACCGCTGCAGGACGTCACCGGGGTCATCCTCGCCGGAGGACGGAGCTCGCGCATGGGACGGGACAAGGCGCTCCTCGAGGTCGACGGCGTCCCCCTCTTCGAGCGGGTGCTCTCGGTCATGACTCCCCTCTTCTCCCGGCTGCTCATCGCCGGCGAGCGCCCCGACCTGGCCCGTCCCGATCTCCCGTTCGTTCCGGACATCTACCCCGGCAGCGCCCTGGGGGGCCTCCATGCGGGCCTGACCGCCGCCGAAACCCAGTGGATTTTCGTCGCCGCCTGCGACATGCCCTATCCCGACCCGGCCCTGATCCGGCAGATCCTTGCCCTGCGCTTCGGTTACGACGTCGTCGTCCCGCGCACGGCCACCGGTCTCGAACCCCTCTTCGCCCTTTACGGCAAGGGGTGCCTGGCGCCGATGGAGGCGATGCTGCGGCAGGGAAGCTGCCGAATTTACGACTTCTACGACGAGGTCAGGGTCCGCGTCCTGACGGCCGAGGAACTCCCGGCCGGGGCCGATCGGGCCTTCGTCAACATCAACACCCCGACCGACTACGGCCGGGCTACGGAGCGCAAGCCATGA
- the mobB gene encoding molybdopterin-guanine dinucleotide biosynthesis protein B, whose translation MRPPVVSVVAKSGTGKTTLLEKLIAELTARGYRVGALKHDAHRFEIDHEGKDSWRLTKAGAATTVVTSPQKSAMVRIHSDEVEPTLEETIDRYFNDVDILLTEGFKKSPLPKIEVHRREVRKDLLCRGELHDPALLAVASDEPLDLDVPLFDINDAAGLCDLIEERFLR comes from the coding sequence ATGAGACCTCCCGTCGTTTCGGTGGTGGCCAAAAGCGGCACCGGCAAGACCACCCTCCTCGAAAAACTCATCGCCGAACTCACCGCCCGCGGCTACCGGGTCGGCGCCCTCAAGCACGACGCCCACCGCTTCGAGATCGACCACGAGGGGAAGGATTCCTGGCGCCTGACGAAGGCCGGGGCCGCGACCACCGTCGTGACCTCGCCGCAAAAGAGCGCCATGGTCCGCATCCACTCCGACGAAGTCGAACCGACGCTCGAAGAGACCATCGACCGCTACTTTAACGACGTCGACATCCTCCTCACCGAGGGATTCAAGAAGAGCCCCCTGCCGAAGATCGAGGTTCACCGCCGCGAGGTGCGCAAAGACCTCCTCTGCCGCGGCGAACTTCACGACCCGGCGCTTCTGGCCGTCGCCTCCGACGAGCCCCTCGACCTCGACGTCCCCCTCTTCGACATTAACGACGCCGCCGGCCTCTGCGACCTCATCGAGGAGCGTTTTCTGCGATGA
- a CDS encoding molybdopterin-containing oxidoreductase family protein, which produces MSGPTEKKLSRRRFLGLSSCALATVTVGSQVKVLRALAKTGEVGEPTTLPTKDIFTSCGMCVNKCGVIARVRDGVIFKLDPNPNFVKSRAMLCARGNSGTKVVYDPDRLKYPLIRVGKRGEGKWRRASWEEALDLVAKNMNEIGDKYTRAGMMFASTEGTFQEHFFLQLAECYGSPNTLRHPSLCLSSNIQGFGATYGTNPTPDVLNADYIIMSGANRSEALITPDSIDMLKGDGGRRKLIYLDPRFTKTAAKADEWYPIKPGTDMAFILAMIHVIVNEGLYARDFVKTQTVGFDQLIPHIAPYTPEWASTECDIPAADIRRIAREFAAAAPKAVYYQGRRSSFFANDTQMRRAMAILNAVIGNWDVKGGLVPNSSIKLTAHEYLAPWYDDVPVRLEDGAVAYLAEKDGSWPLFRDRVLEGKPYPVKGMMIYKQNVVSSVPNRAKTLKMMDQMDFICTIDITMSDTAWLSDVVLPEATYLERQDPLEGLGGLVPVVAFRQPCIEAMFESKPNLWIMQQIAKRLGDEIYEQFDFTMDEHIHHQVKNNPKILEDLKSKGVYLESEEPVYGKTFGKKLKTKSGKIEIYSEKYAEKGLDPLPVYQSPTAVPSGKYRLVVGRHAYFTHGTTANVSYLHDIMPNNALWLNPVEAQRLGLKNGQMVRVKSSVGEEQLPLEVTQKIRPDTVYMAHGFGVISKGLTNIYGKGGCDAALIEEKTCPISGNVAMHETFVEIFPA; this is translated from the coding sequence GTGTCAGGTCCTACTGAAAAAAAATTGAGTCGCCGCCGCTTCCTGGGGCTCTCGTCCTGCGCCCTGGCCACGGTCACGGTCGGTTCGCAGGTCAAGGTGCTGCGGGCGCTGGCCAAGACTGGAGAGGTGGGAGAACCCACCACCCTCCCCACCAAAGACATCTTCACCAGCTGCGGCATGTGCGTAAACAAGTGCGGAGTCATCGCCCGGGTCCGCGACGGCGTGATTTTCAAGCTCGATCCCAACCCCAACTTCGTCAAGAGCCGGGCCATGCTCTGCGCCCGCGGCAACTCGGGGACCAAGGTGGTCTACGATCCCGATCGCCTCAAGTACCCCCTGATCCGGGTCGGCAAACGTGGCGAGGGCAAATGGCGCCGCGCCAGCTGGGAAGAGGCCCTCGACCTGGTCGCTAAGAACATGAACGAGATCGGCGATAAATACACCCGCGCCGGGATGATGTTCGCCTCCACCGAGGGGACCTTTCAGGAGCACTTCTTCCTGCAGCTCGCCGAGTGTTACGGCTCCCCCAACACTCTCCGCCACCCGTCCCTGTGCCTGTCCTCCAACATCCAGGGTTTCGGCGCCACCTACGGCACCAACCCGACGCCCGATGTTCTCAACGCCGACTACATCATCATGAGCGGCGCCAACCGCTCCGAGGCGCTCATCACCCCCGACTCCATCGACATGCTCAAAGGGGACGGCGGCCGGCGCAAGCTCATCTACCTCGACCCGCGCTTCACCAAGACCGCGGCCAAGGCCGATGAATGGTATCCGATCAAGCCCGGCACGGACATGGCCTTCATCCTCGCCATGATCCACGTCATCGTCAATGAGGGCTTGTATGCCCGGGATTTCGTCAAGACCCAGACCGTCGGCTTCGACCAGCTGATCCCGCACATCGCTCCCTACACCCCCGAATGGGCGTCGACCGAGTGCGACATCCCGGCCGCCGACATCCGCCGCATCGCCCGCGAGTTCGCCGCTGCGGCTCCCAAGGCCGTCTACTACCAGGGGCGGCGCTCCTCCTTTTTCGCCAACGACACCCAGATGCGCCGCGCCATGGCGATCCTCAATGCCGTCATCGGCAACTGGGACGTCAAGGGGGGTCTGGTCCCCAACAGCAGCATCAAGCTGACAGCGCATGAATACCTCGCCCCCTGGTATGACGATGTCCCGGTCCGCCTCGAAGACGGGGCCGTCGCCTATCTCGCCGAGAAGGACGGTTCCTGGCCCCTCTTCCGCGACCGGGTGCTCGAAGGAAAGCCCTACCCGGTGAAGGGGATGATGATCTACAAGCAGAACGTGGTTTCGTCGGTTCCCAACCGGGCCAAGACCCTGAAGATGATGGACCAGATGGACTTCATCTGCACCATCGACATCACCATGAGCGACACCGCCTGGCTCTCCGACGTGGTTCTCCCCGAGGCCACTTATCTCGAGCGCCAGGACCCCCTCGAGGGTCTCGGCGGACTGGTGCCGGTCGTTGCTTTCCGGCAGCCCTGCATCGAGGCGATGTTCGAGAGCAAACCGAACCTGTGGATCATGCAGCAGATCGCCAAACGCCTCGGAGACGAAATCTACGAGCAGTTCGACTTCACCATGGACGAGCACATCCATCACCAGGTGAAGAACAACCCCAAAATCCTCGAAGATCTCAAGAGCAAGGGGGTCTATCTCGAATCGGAGGAGCCGGTTTACGGCAAGACCTTCGGCAAGAAGCTCAAGACCAAGAGCGGCAAGATCGAGATCTACTCGGAGAAGTACGCCGAAAAGGGTCTCGACCCCCTGCCGGTCTATCAGTCGCCGACGGCGGTTCCCAGCGGCAAATACCGCCTGGTGGTTGGCCGCCACGCCTACTTCACCCACGGCACCACCGCCAACGTCTCGTACCTTCACGACATCATGCCGAACAACGCCCTGTGGCTCAACCCGGTGGAGGCCCAGCGCCTCGGCCTGAAAAACGGCCAGATGGTCCGGGTGAAGAGTTCCGTCGGCGAGGAGCAGCTCCCTCTCGAGGTCACGCAGAAAATCCGCCCCGACACGGTCTACATGGCCCACGGCTTCGGGGTCATCTCCAAGGGTCTGACCAACATCTACGGCAAGGGGGGTTGCGACGCGGCCCTGATCGAGGAGAAAACCTGCCCGATTTCCGGCAACGTGGCGATGCACGAGACCTTCGTCGAAATCTTTCCGGCCTGA
- a CDS encoding OmpA family protein: MKRFLMAVLCVSLILSGCVAPQNKTQKGALIGTGVGAAAGAGLGQAIGGDTKATLLGAGIGAVVGGLAGGTMGRYMDNQEAAMRQQLAGVEAANIQRNADVLAVTFKADMLFDFDSSTLKAGAYDEISRVAQVLVQYPQTNITIAGHTDSKGTEAYNQQLSERRAQVVKNALAGQGVNPGRLIAVGYGESRPIASNDTESGRQLNRRVEITIVPQQ, translated from the coding sequence ATGAAAAGATTTCTTATGGCGGTCCTTTGCGTTTCGTTGATTCTTTCCGGGTGTGTCGCCCCGCAGAACAAGACCCAGAAAGGGGCCCTGATCGGCACCGGGGTCGGCGCGGCGGCGGGAGCCGGGCTCGGCCAGGCGATCGGCGGTGACACCAAGGCGACCCTCCTCGGTGCCGGAATCGGCGCCGTCGTCGGCGGACTCGCCGGCGGCACCATGGGTCGTTACATGGACAATCAGGAAGCGGCGATGCGCCAGCAGCTCGCCGGTGTCGAGGCGGCCAACATCCAGCGCAATGCTGATGTCCTTGCCGTCACCTTCAAGGCCGACATGCTCTTCGATTTCGACTCCTCCACCCTCAAGGCCGGTGCCTACGACGAGATCTCACGGGTCGCCCAGGTCCTGGTCCAGTACCCCCAGACCAATATCACCATTGCCGGTCACACCGACAGCAAGGGGACCGAGGCTTACAACCAGCAGCTCTCCGAGCGTCGCGCCCAGGTTGTGAAGAACGCCCTCGCCGGCCAGGGCGTCAATCCCGGTCGGTTGATCGCCGTCGGCTACGGCGAGAGCCGTCCGATCGCCAGCAACGACACCGAGTCGGGGCGCCAGCTCAATCGCCGGGTGGAGATCACCATCGTCCCCCAGCAGTAG
- a CDS encoding c-type cytochrome gives MKRISKIIACLAIVALAATSALAAEGGNPKKGKYLYKKNCKVCHVAGAAGGALTPLSKTQRQWDRFFEKDGHKAAPEAIKSFSPQDLKDIQQFLYDHAADSDQPETCG, from the coding sequence ATGAAACGCATCAGCAAAATTATCGCCTGTCTCGCCATTGTGGCTCTTGCCGCAACGTCCGCCCTCGCCGCCGAAGGCGGAAATCCCAAAAAGGGAAAATACCTCTACAAGAAGAACTGCAAGGTTTGTCACGTCGCTGGAGCCGCAGGAGGCGCCCTGACCCCCCTCTCCAAGACCCAGCGCCAGTGGGACCGCTTCTTCGAAAAGGACGGCCACAAGGCCGCTCCCGAAGCGATCAAATCCTTCTCCCCGCAGGATCTCAAGGACATCCAGCAGTTCCTGTATGACCACGCTGCCGACTCCGATCAGCCGGAAACCTGCGGTTAA
- the gatC gene encoding Asp-tRNA(Asn)/Glu-tRNA(Gln) amidotransferase subunit GatC, producing MKITRPEVEHVARLARLALDDGEFDALTGEMDAILGYVAKLQELDTEGIVPTAHAVPMENAFRDDLVKPSIGIEAALQNAPDAADGCFRVPKVIE from the coding sequence ATGAAAATAACCCGACCCGAAGTGGAGCATGTGGCGCGCCTGGCGCGCCTGGCCCTCGACGACGGCGAATTCGACGCCCTCACCGGGGAAATGGACGCCATCCTCGGTTATGTGGCAAAGCTTCAAGAACTCGACACCGAAGGCATCGTCCCCACCGCCCACGCCGTGCCGATGGAGAACGCCTTCCGCGATGACCTGGTGAAACCGTCCATCGGCATCGAAGCGGCCCTGCAAAACGCGCCGGATGCCGCCGACGGCTGCTTCCGGGTTCCCAAGGTTATCGAGTGA
- the nrfD gene encoding NrfD/PsrC family molybdoenzyme membrane anchor subunit, translated as MTATAKRPGELLWFALLGAGVLIGAVSAVNVLIQGHAHVYNVTREVPWGILIATYVFFVVSSTGLCLVSSLGHVFGIEKFELIGRRAIILAIITLITGFGAIGMEINHPIRLGIYAILSPNFSSPIWWMGTLYGLYLALLCGEFYFLMRGHHKGAFALGMIGFIAAVSAHSNLGAVFGLLEARPYWHGSFLPIYFILSALVSGGALVALFVYFNHKFRGIDLPKAYQDFMVSLGKLQALFLVILIFFVIWKIIPGLYGQPPGKYEATMATLTGPLAFNFWFFEVLIGLLIPVTILLNRATRTPFGVMVAGLLSTVGIFFMRYDLVIAGQLVPMREGVDGLVNGLLTYTPSITELGIVIGAMAFCLLLYSIAEKFLSLGEQKH; from the coding sequence ATGACTGCTACTGCCAAACGTCCAGGCGAGCTGTTGTGGTTCGCCCTCCTCGGTGCGGGTGTCCTCATAGGGGCCGTCTCCGCCGTGAACGTGCTGATCCAGGGGCACGCCCACGTCTACAACGTGACAAGGGAAGTCCCCTGGGGGATTCTCATTGCGACCTACGTCTTTTTCGTCGTTTCGAGCACCGGCCTCTGTCTGGTATCGAGCCTCGGTCACGTTTTCGGCATCGAGAAGTTCGAACTCATCGGCCGCCGCGCCATCATCCTGGCGATCATCACCCTGATCACCGGGTTCGGCGCCATCGGCATGGAAATCAATCATCCGATCCGCTTGGGGATCTACGCCATCCTCAGCCCCAACTTCTCCTCACCGATCTGGTGGATGGGAACGCTCTACGGGCTTTACCTCGCCCTTTTGTGCGGCGAGTTCTATTTTCTGATGCGCGGCCACCACAAGGGGGCCTTCGCCCTGGGGATGATCGGCTTTATCGCCGCCGTCTCCGCCCACTCCAACCTCGGCGCCGTCTTCGGACTGCTGGAGGCCCGCCCCTACTGGCACGGCTCCTTCCTGCCGATCTACTTCATCCTCTCGGCCCTGGTTTCCGGAGGGGCGCTGGTGGCTCTGTTCGTCTATTTCAACCACAAGTTCCGCGGTATCGACCTGCCGAAAGCTTACCAGGACTTCATGGTCTCCCTCGGCAAACTGCAGGCCCTGTTTCTAGTCATCCTGATCTTCTTCGTCATCTGGAAGATCATCCCGGGCCTTTACGGTCAGCCTCCCGGAAAATATGAGGCGACCATGGCCACCCTCACCGGTCCCCTGGCCTTCAACTTCTGGTTCTTCGAAGTGCTGATAGGACTGTTGATCCCCGTCACCATCCTCCTCAACCGCGCCACCCGCACACCCTTCGGCGTGATGGTCGCCGGTCTGCTGTCGACGGTGGGGATCTTTTTCATGCGCTACGACCTGGTGATCGCTGGGCAACTGGTGCCGATGCGTGAGGGGGTCGACGGCCTCGTCAACGGTCTCCTCACCTACACCCCCTCGATCACCGAGTTGGGTATCGTGATCGGCGCCATGGCCTTCTGCCTCCTTCTCTACTCGATCGCCGAGAAGTTCCTGTCTCTCGGAGAGCAGAAACACTAA
- the tatA gene encoding twin-arginine translocase TatA/TatE family subunit, with protein MFGLGTQELIIILVLVLIIFGAGKLPQIGGALGKGLRNFKEGVKDADEATEEAKKLDDDKKKDA; from the coding sequence ATGTTCGGACTTGGCACCCAGGAACTGATCATCATCCTCGTTCTGGTACTCATCATCTTCGGCGCCGGCAAGCTCCCCCAGATCGGCGGCGCCCTCGGCAAAGGGCTGCGCAACTTCAAGGAAGGGGTCAAGGACGCCGATGAGGCCACGGAAGAGGCCAAAAAACTCGACGACGACAAGAAGAAGGACGCCTGA
- a CDS encoding 4Fe-4S dicluster domain-containing protein → MKNKRFAIVLDTRKCIDCKACTVACKAENNVPLGRDNYRNWVDQGEVRGTYPHLGQTFTPGQCMHCSNAPCDHVCPTGATGVNADGIVTVEEKKCIGCKYCMTACPYNARYYNEEIEAVDKCTFCAHRVYQGRLPACVETCPTKVRVFGDLNDPCSEVSLLVAKYPHRVVKPEMGTKPYLYYII, encoded by the coding sequence ATGAAAAACAAAAGGTTCGCCATCGTGCTCGATACGCGCAAGTGTATCGACTGCAAGGCCTGCACGGTGGCCTGCAAGGCGGAAAACAACGTCCCCCTGGGGCGCGACAACTACCGTAACTGGGTCGACCAGGGAGAGGTCCGGGGAACCTACCCCCACCTGGGGCAGACCTTCACTCCCGGGCAGTGCATGCACTGTTCAAATGCCCCCTGCGACCATGTCTGTCCGACGGGTGCCACCGGCGTCAACGCCGACGGCATCGTCACCGTCGAAGAGAAGAAGTGCATCGGCTGCAAATACTGCATGACCGCCTGCCCCTACAACGCCCGTTACTACAACGAGGAAATCGAGGCCGTCGACAAGTGCACCTTCTGCGCCCACCGGGTCTACCAGGGGCGTCTGCCGGCCTGCGTCGAAACCTGCCCGACCAAGGTCCGGGTCTTCGGCGACCTCAACGATCCCTGCAGTGAAGTCTCGCTCCTGGTCGCCAAATATCCCCACCGGGTCGTCAAGCCGGAGATGGGGACCAAACCGTACCTCTACTACATCATTTAA
- a CDS encoding winged helix-turn-helix domain-containing protein, with product MNGLEVRSKVWLETEGAPFLGEGRERLLRLIDDCGSISGAARQMGISYRKAWSFIENMEKRVRFPLVHRRKGGARGGTTTLTAETLLLLEKFDALNRGVQEYVDARFAADFLPLNPGEEPKVDKS from the coding sequence ATGAACGGCCTTGAGGTCCGCTCCAAGGTCTGGCTCGAGACCGAGGGGGCGCCGTTTCTCGGCGAGGGGCGCGAGCGTCTGCTGCGCCTCATCGACGACTGCGGGTCCATCAGCGGCGCCGCCCGGCAGATGGGGATCAGTTACCGCAAGGCCTGGAGCTTCATCGAGAACATGGAGAAACGGGTGCGCTTTCCCCTGGTCCACCGCCGCAAGGGGGGCGCCCGCGGGGGGACCACCACCCTGACCGCCGAGACGCTGCTCCTCCTCGAGAAGTTCGACGCCCTCAACCGCGGGGTGCAGGAGTACGTCGACGCCCGCTTCGCCGCCGACTTTCTCCCTCTAAATCCCGGCGAAGAGCCGAAGGTCGACAAATCGTAA